Proteins encoded by one window of Candidatus Paceibacterota bacterium:
- the dnaX gene encoding DNA polymerase III subunit gamma/tau has product MKNSNENKAMENVAFYRKYRPQKFADVLGQEHVVSVIENSLSSESIVHAYLFAGSRGTGKTSIARILARELGTSDNDLYEIDAASNRGIDDVRALKESVQSLPFDSKYKVYIIDEVHMLTKEAFNALLKTLEEPPKYVIFILATTEIEKLPETVVSRCQVFQFKKPSLETLRGVIEKIVKSEGYKIEKSAGELIALLGEGSFRDTQGILQKVIGLSKGKEITRTEVENITGAPATELVRDFILAIATHDLERGLSAVGNTGKENRDMKVYAKLVLRQLRAGLLLKYAPAGAESLLSDFDEDEKKFLNTLIKENGKNITSAVLIELLTAYQLLDYSYIPELPLELALIKIVGQNDRS; this is encoded by the coding sequence ATGAAAAATTCAAACGAAAATAAAGCAATGGAAAATGTTGCGTTCTATCGCAAATATCGTCCGCAGAAATTCGCGGACGTTTTAGGACAAGAGCACGTTGTTTCTGTTATTGAGAATTCGCTTTCGTCTGAAAGCATAGTTCATGCATATCTTTTTGCCGGTTCTCGCGGAACGGGCAAAACTTCAATCGCGCGCATTCTTGCTCGCGAACTCGGCACGTCGGACAATGACCTATACGAAATAGATGCCGCATCAAACCGTGGAATCGATGATGTCCGCGCATTGAAAGAATCGGTGCAGTCTCTACCTTTCGATTCAAAGTACAAAGTTTATATTATCGACGAGGTTCATATGCTCACCAAAGAAGCTTTTAACGCGCTTTTGAAAACTCTTGAAGAACCTCCAAAATATGTAATCTTCATTTTAGCGACGACTGAAATTGAAAAATTACCAGAGACGGTTGTGTCGCGTTGTCAGGTTTTCCAATTTAAAAAACCATCTCTTGAAACGTTGCGCGGGGTGATAGAAAAAATTGTTAAATCTGAAGGATACAAAATAGAGAAATCAGCGGGGGAGCTTATCGCTCTTTTGGGCGAAGGTTCGTTCCGTGACACGCAGGGGATTTTGCAAAAAGTGATCGGACTTTCAAAAGGGAAGGAAATTACTCGCACGGAGGTAGAGAACATCACCGGTGCGCCAGCGACAGAACTCGTGCGTGATTTTATTTTGGCGATTGCAACGCACGATTTGGAACGCGGGCTTTCTGCGGTGGGGAATACAGGAAAAGAGAATCGCGACATGAAGGTATATGCCAAACTCGTCTTGCGACAATTGCGCGCAGGGCTACTTTTGAAATATGCACCAGCGGGAGCAGAAAGTTTACTTTCAGATTTTGACGAGGACGAAAAGAAGTTTTTGAACACTCTCATTAAAGAAAATGGCAAGAATATCACCTCGGCGGTTTTAATAGAACTTCTCACCGCATACCAGCTTCTCGACTATTCTTACATCCCAGAACTTCCTTTAGAACTTGCTCTGATTAAGATTGTCGGGCAAAATGACCGAAGTTAG